A genomic segment from Clostridia bacterium encodes:
- the cobJ gene encoding precorrin-3B C(17)-methyltransferase, giving the protein MSKIFVVGLGPGNAEDMTPRAKSAIEGADIIIGYNTYVDLIREIFPGKQFVSSGMTREVERCELVLEKALEGNTVALISSGDSGIYGMAGIMLEVVNKSGRNVPMEIIPGITAATAAAAVLGAPVMHDFAVISLSDLMTPLEQIYRRIEYAAQGDFVICLYNPRSKGRIDYIDTARDVILKYREISTPVGIVRNAGRENEEYGITTLEKMLDFEIDMFTTVIIGNSATYIKNGRIITPRGYKIN; this is encoded by the coding sequence ATGTCAAAGATATTTGTAGTTGGGTTAGGGCCGGGAAATGCAGAGGATATGACGCCAAGGGCAAAATCTGCTATAGAAGGCGCAGACATTATTATAGGATATAATACTTATGTTGATTTGATAAGAGAGATTTTCCCCGGTAAGCAGTTTGTAAGTTCGGGTATGACAAGAGAGGTTGAACGGTGCGAATTGGTACTTGAAAAAGCATTGGAGGGCAATACTGTAGCCCTCATAAGCAGCGGGGACAGCGGAATATACGGAATGGCAGGCATCATGCTGGAGGTAGTTAACAAATCAGGCAGGAATGTGCCTATGGAGATCATTCCCGGAATAACTGCCGCTACTGCAGCAGCAGCAGTTCTGGGGGCACCGGTCATGCATGACTTTGCAGTAATCAGCTTAAGCGATCTTATGACGCCATTGGAGCAGATTTATAGAAGGATTGAATATGCCGCCCAGGGAGATTTTGTCATATGCCTGTATAATCCCAGGAGCAAGGGCAGAATCGACTATATTGACACTGCAAGAGATGTCATTTTGAAATACAGGGAGATATCGACACCGGTGGGTATAGTAAGGAATGCCGGAAGGGAAAATGAAGAATACGGGATAACGACACTGGAAAAAATGCTTGATTTTGAAATAGACATGTTTACTACTGTTATTATAGGAAATTCGGCTACTTACATTAAAAACGGCAGGATAATAACTCCGAGAGGATACAAGATTAATTGA
- the cbiE gene encoding precorrin-6y C5,15-methyltransferase (decarboxylating) subunit CbiE has product MSTKINVVGIGPGDREYILPAVQKTVENSDVIIGGKRNLELFSHLNKEKVTVGNNLEEICKYIEANGSTKTVTVLASGDPGIYSIAEYLKNRLQGIELEMLPGISSFQYLCSKMKTSWQDIRIVSLHGRNEENLAGIIRKNKKAAVFTGGDQLPHMICRDLIREGLGHVQVTVGENLSYPEERIVTGMPAEICDMSFESLCIMLVQNDRTTESCKHCWPFSTAGIPDDMFIRDTIPMTKEEIRAVTLSKLRLRENDTVFDIGAGTGSVSVECGIRCPGGRVYAVEKNPGAIDLIRRNIDKFSLNNVWVIEGEAPGTLADLPEPDRVFIGGSSGKMGDLLEWITGFGKPVRVVVNAIAIESVHEVIKAMEEKGFSETDIVNVSVARSRIAGGKHLMQAINPVYIISGEYGGAKGENV; this is encoded by the coding sequence ATGAGCACAAAGATAAATGTAGTGGGAATCGGGCCTGGAGACAGGGAATACATCCTGCCGGCAGTCCAAAAAACAGTTGAAAACAGTGATGTTATCATAGGCGGAAAAAGGAATCTGGAGCTGTTTAGTCATTTGAACAAGGAAAAAGTTACTGTCGGAAACAATCTGGAGGAAATCTGCAAGTATATAGAAGCCAATGGCAGCACTAAGACTGTAACTGTCCTGGCTTCAGGTGATCCGGGAATATACAGTATTGCAGAATACTTGAAAAACAGGTTGCAGGGAATTGAGCTTGAGATGCTTCCAGGAATCAGCTCTTTTCAATACCTTTGCTCAAAAATGAAAACAAGCTGGCAGGATATACGTATTGTAAGCCTGCATGGACGCAATGAGGAAAATCTAGCCGGCATCATAAGAAAAAATAAAAAGGCTGCTGTTTTCACAGGAGGGGATCAGCTTCCGCATATGATTTGCAGAGATCTGATCCGTGAAGGTCTGGGTCATGTACAGGTCACAGTAGGCGAAAACCTTTCCTACCCTGAAGAGAGGATTGTTACAGGGATGCCTGCTGAAATATGTGACATGAGCTTTGAGAGTCTCTGCATCATGTTGGTGCAAAACGATAGAACGACTGAAAGCTGTAAGCATTGCTGGCCTTTTTCAACTGCAGGTATACCTGATGATATGTTTATAAGGGATACTATCCCGATGACAAAGGAGGAAATCAGGGCAGTCACCCTGTCCAAGCTGAGGCTGAGGGAGAATGATACTGTATTTGATATTGGGGCCGGAACAGGCTCGGTATCTGTAGAATGTGGCATAAGATGTCCCGGAGGAAGAGTCTACGCTGTTGAAAAGAACCCGGGTGCAATTGATTTGATACGAAGGAATATAGATAAATTCAGTCTTAATAATGTATGGGTTATCGAAGGTGAGGCACCGGGCACACTTGCAGACCTGCCCGAACCGGACAGGGTATTCATAGGCGGATCATCGGGGAAAATGGGAGACTTGCTGGAGTGGATAACTGGCTTCGGAAAGCCTGTTAGAGTTGTTGTAAACGCTATAGCGATAGAGTCAGTACATGAAGTGATAAAAGCAATGGAAGAAAAGGGGTTTTCAGAAACAGACATAGTAAATGTATCAGTTGCGAGGAGTAGGATTGCTGGAGGAAAACACCTTATGCAGGCAATTAATCCTGTTTATATCATTAGCGGGGAATATGGGGGTGCCAAGGGTGAAAACGTATAG
- the hemA gene encoding glutamyl-tRNA reductase has protein sequence MNILVIGVNYKQTPLEIREKLCFNTDEQRNALAEMVGLEDVDECVILSTCNRTEVYIYSDNPYFDSSIIEKKVCRIKGLEIYDLKKYFYIYSSARAVKHLFKVASGLDSMIMGEDQILRQVKDAYDLALEVRSSGNILNTLFREGITAAKKVKTFTELSKNSVSVGTHAVKLLEKVFNDGLKHKTALVIGAGKIGAIALKNLLSAGIGRVYVTNRTLMKAQDISKGYNNVDAVDYNMRYSVMNDCDIVISSTNSPHYTVTKDLLEKSVKDKTERVFMDLAVPRDIDVDIKTIPWVRYFNIDDLQLEVDKNLDKRLLEVSKAEEIIQEQVTDFEKWYEFRSVLPIVKDIQKFTEDLMNEKMDSTLARLKSASEADKEMVRISVENIVNEILDKFIYNIRNCGSKEDMQVYFRCLSDVIKEN, from the coding sequence ATGAATATTCTTGTAATAGGTGTGAATTATAAGCAGACACCTCTGGAAATAAGAGAAAAGCTCTGCTTTAATACGGATGAACAAAGAAATGCTTTAGCTGAGATGGTCGGGCTCGAGGATGTGGATGAATGCGTGATCCTTTCTACCTGCAACAGGACTGAGGTTTATATATACTCCGATAATCCCTATTTTGACAGTAGTATCATAGAGAAAAAGGTATGTAGGATAAAAGGCTTGGAGATATATGATCTAAAAAAATATTTCTATATATACAGCAGTGCAAGAGCAGTAAAACACCTGTTTAAAGTAGCCAGTGGCCTCGACTCAATGATTATGGGGGAGGACCAGATACTAAGGCAGGTCAAGGATGCCTACGACCTTGCACTGGAGGTACGGTCCAGTGGGAATATACTGAATACCCTGTTCAGGGAAGGGATTACTGCTGCCAAGAAGGTGAAGACTTTTACCGAGCTGTCGAAAAATTCCGTTTCAGTAGGCACTCATGCAGTAAAGCTGCTCGAAAAAGTGTTCAACGATGGCTTGAAGCATAAGACTGCCCTGGTCATAGGCGCAGGGAAAATAGGTGCCATTGCACTGAAGAATTTGCTTTCAGCAGGAATAGGAAGAGTCTATGTGACAAACAGAACTCTAATGAAAGCGCAGGATATTTCAAAAGGTTATAATAATGTAGACGCGGTGGATTATAATATGCGGTATTCAGTCATGAATGACTGCGATATAGTAATAAGCTCTACAAACAGCCCACACTATACGGTTACAAAAGACCTGCTTGAAAAATCCGTTAAAGACAAGACGGAAAGAGTATTTATGGATCTGGCGGTACCAAGGGATATAGATGTGGATATAAAAACCATTCCTTGGGTCAGATATTTCAATATTGACGATTTGCAGCTTGAAGTTGATAAAAACTTGGACAAAAGGCTTTTAGAAGTTTCCAAAGCGGAGGAAATCATCCAGGAGCAGGTAACGGATTTTGAAAAATGGTATGAATTCAGAAGTGTACTGCCTATAGTCAAAGATATACAGAAGTTTACCGAAGACCTGATGAACGAAAAAATGGACAGCACTCTGGCGAGACTGAAAAGTGCAAGTGAAGCAGATAAGGAAATGGTGAGGATTTCTGTTGAGAACATAGTCAATGAGATCTTAGACAAATTCATATACAATATAAGAAATTGTGGCAGTAAAGAGGACATGCAGGTCTACTTCCGCTGCCTCAGTGATGTAATAAAGGAGAATTGA
- a CDS encoding bifunctional precorrin-2 dehydrogenase/sirohydrochlorin ferrochelatase: MTAFPLFVDLKGKKCVVAGGGKVAARKIETLVLFNAEITVVSPQVTESIVEQERLGKLAYREKPYSDTDIEGAFLVVAATSSRQVNDKIYEDAVSRGIFVNVADSPEKCTFIFPSVVKRDELVIGICTSGNYPLLSKSVREKLDNMLPRNLDGRVNGILGEYRRKALDKMKNEEKRQEFLKKMLDEVLSDELSDIEPLRAKIEKIFGDYENEKDS; this comes from the coding sequence ATGACTGCATTTCCTCTTTTTGTTGATTTGAAAGGGAAAAAATGTGTTGTGGCAGGCGGCGGAAAGGTAGCTGCCAGAAAAATCGAAACACTGGTGCTTTTTAACGCAGAGATAACAGTGGTAAGCCCCCAGGTGACAGAAAGTATAGTTGAGCAGGAGAGGCTTGGAAAACTGGCCTATAGAGAAAAACCGTATTCCGATACTGATATTGAAGGGGCATTCCTTGTAGTGGCAGCGACCTCCAGCAGGCAGGTAAATGACAAGATATATGAGGATGCGGTAAGCAGGGGAATATTTGTAAATGTAGCAGACAGTCCGGAAAAATGTACATTTATTTTCCCGTCGGTAGTAAAAAGGGATGAGCTGGTAATAGGAATCTGTACCTCCGGCAATTACCCTCTGCTATCAAAATCTGTCAGGGAGAAGTTGGACAATATGCTCCCCCGAAACCTGGATGGAAGAGTAAACGGGATATTGGGGGAGTATCGCCGGAAAGCACTTGACAAAATGAAAAACGAGGAAAAGAGACAGGAGTTTCTGAAAAAGATGCTGGATGAGGTCTTATCTGATGAATTGTCAGATATTGAACCATTACGGGCGAAAATAGAAAAGATTTTTGG
- the cobM gene encoding precorrin-4 C(11)-methyltransferase, with product MVYFIGAGPGDPELITVKGKKLIEQADVVIYAGSLVNEEVLKDVKEGCTIYNSAEMTLEEVIGVMEQETAGNRLVARVHTGDPSIYGAVREQMDELDKRNIGYEIIPGVSSFLAAAASLRKEYTLPGVTQTVILTRMEGRTEVPGKESIEALAAHKATMAIFLSVGMIDSLVEKLKAGYGENTPVAVVYKASWPEQKIVKGILQNIAELVKKEGIRKTALVVVGDFLGDEYELSKLYDKSFTHEYRSARE from the coding sequence ATGGTCTATTTTATAGGGGCAGGACCGGGAGACCCGGAGCTGATAACCGTAAAAGGAAAAAAACTCATTGAACAGGCGGATGTAGTTATATATGCAGGTTCACTGGTGAATGAAGAGGTTTTGAAGGATGTAAAAGAGGGGTGTACCATATATAACAGTGCTGAAATGACTCTGGAAGAGGTAATAGGTGTGATGGAGCAGGAGACTGCTGGAAACAGGCTGGTAGCCAGGGTACATACAGGTGACCCGTCAATATATGGTGCTGTCCGTGAGCAGATGGATGAACTGGATAAGAGGAATATCGGATATGAAATCATACCTGGAGTAAGCAGTTTCCTTGCAGCAGCAGCATCTCTCCGGAAGGAATATACCTTACCCGGTGTGACACAGACTGTCATACTTACAAGGATGGAGGGGAGGACTGAGGTGCCGGGTAAAGAAAGCATAGAGGCACTTGCAGCACATAAGGCTACCATGGCCATCTTCCTGAGTGTCGGTATGATTGATTCATTAGTAGAAAAGCTTAAAGCCGGTTATGGGGAGAATACACCCGTTGCAGTAGTATATAAGGCTTCATGGCCTGAACAGAAGATAGTAAAGGGAATACTTCAAAACATAGCAGAGCTTGTCAAAAAAGAGGGTATCAGGAAAACTGCCCTAGTGGTTGTAGGAGATTTCCTTGGTGATGAATATGAGCTGTCAAAGCTTTATGATAAAAGTTTTACACATGAATACAGGAGTGCAAGGGAATGA
- a CDS encoding cobalt-precorrin-6A reductase, with translation MARIMVIAGTADARELISELLKHGTEVLATVATGYGRELLDTHPKLEVNTGKLNSPEMKTLISDRRIDCIVDASHPFAREVSVNAIEAGNEEGIPYIRFERACLNTEVDNIIRVKDFEAASYEASKIAGNIFLTIGTNNLKYFKEKLPDFSKRVFARILPDSRMILKCEEAGLTAGNIMAIKGPFSVEMNLEMLKHCNASAIVTKESGETGGTEEKLRAAAIMGIPVILIERPEIDYGTKVSSVEEVLKLVEGIVK, from the coding sequence ATGGCTAGAATAATGGTAATTGCAGGGACTGCCGATGCAAGAGAACTTATCAGCGAACTTCTGAAGCATGGAACAGAAGTCCTTGCAACTGTTGCTACGGGATACGGCAGAGAACTGCTTGATACTCACCCGAAGCTGGAAGTCAATACCGGTAAACTGAATTCCCCTGAAATGAAAACTCTCATCAGTGACAGAAGGATAGACTGTATTGTAGACGCTTCCCATCCTTTTGCCAGGGAAGTATCCGTAAATGCAATAGAGGCAGGCAATGAAGAAGGAATTCCATATATAAGATTTGAGAGAGCGTGTTTAAATACAGAGGTTGATAACATCATCAGAGTTAAGGATTTTGAAGCAGCTTCTTATGAGGCTTCAAAAATCGCCGGTAATATTTTTCTTACCATTGGTACAAATAACCTGAAGTACTTTAAAGAAAAACTACCGGATTTTAGTAAAAGGGTTTTTGCAAGAATACTTCCAGACAGCCGGATGATTTTAAAGTGTGAAGAGGCAGGGCTGACAGCGGGGAACATCATGGCGATAAAAGGCCCCTTTTCCGTGGAAATGAATCTGGAGATGTTAAAGCACTGCAATGCTTCGGCGATTGTAACCAAGGAAAGCGGAGAAACAGGCGGGACGGAGGAAAAGCTGAGAGCTGCGGCCATAATGGGTATTCCTGTTATTTTGATTGAACGCCCTGAGATAGATTATGGGACAAAAGTAAGTAGTGTCGAAGAGGTACTTAAACTTGTGGAGGGTATCGTGAAATGA
- the cobI gene encoding precorrin-2 C(20)-methyltransferase, with protein sequence MKTYSNGKLYGIGVGPGDPELITVKAKKILEQVKYIAVPKTAADKRSLALTIAEGIVGAGKKILELLFPMSYDEKLLSESWNDAIVQIREKLDEGEDVAFITLGDPTVYSTYIYMHKVLKQQGYETEIIPGVTSFCASAARAGISLGENKETIAVIPSAYECENLEEILDTFDNVILMKVSKNFPKLKECLKNKGLLDKAVLVSRCGLPDESLELDVGAVESGKLSYFTTMIIKKSGVD encoded by the coding sequence GTGAAAACGTATAGTAACGGTAAGCTGTATGGAATCGGAGTAGGCCCGGGAGACCCTGAGCTTATTACCGTAAAAGCAAAAAAGATACTGGAACAGGTGAAATATATAGCTGTACCAAAAACTGCCGCGGATAAGCGCAGTCTGGCTCTGACAATTGCGGAGGGCATAGTAGGGGCGGGAAAAAAGATCCTTGAGCTGCTTTTTCCTATGAGCTATGATGAAAAGCTTCTTAGTGAAAGCTGGAACGATGCTATAGTACAAATAAGGGAAAAACTTGATGAAGGTGAGGATGTAGCGTTTATCACCTTGGGAGACCCTACGGTTTACAGTACTTATATCTATATGCACAAGGTACTCAAACAGCAGGGATATGAAACTGAAATCATACCTGGAGTAACGTCCTTCTGTGCTTCTGCCGCAAGGGCAGGGATAAGCCTTGGAGAAAACAAGGAAACAATTGCGGTGATACCCTCGGCGTATGAGTGCGAAAACCTGGAGGAGATTCTGGATACCTTTGACAATGTCATTTTGATGAAGGTTTCAAAAAACTTTCCGAAGCTTAAAGAATGTCTCAAAAACAAAGGGCTGCTTGATAAGGCTGTACTTGTAAGCCGGTGCGGGCTTCCGGACGAATCTTTAGAACTCGATGTGGGTGCAGTAGAGAGCGGCAAGTTAAGCTATTTTACAACAATGATTATAAAAAAGAGCGGGGTAGATTAA
- the cbiG gene encoding cobalt-precorrin 5A hydrolase yields MKTAIIALTKGGSELAVKIGPHIGAHMYLKKEFILPDMKDAGNIFTIDNGLATLIKEVFHRYEALIFIMACGIVVRIIAPYIGSKTTDPAVVVMDEKGKHIISLLSGHLGGANRMAERIAGVTGGTAVITTATDINDIVAFDMFAIENNCSIENIHNLKYISAELVNGGRIGLYTDCRLEGSMPGNIILSNDIEFSGQKDITCRVILSSRTGIEPGEKRLLFVRPRNLVLGIGCRRHTSKKEIELAVQDFMKRNNRSHSSIKCLATIDLKKDEKGLLEFCEEHGLELKIVPREAIESMEGNFIHSDFVKEKVGVAGVAEPCAVIGSSGGRLIRGKTVYKGITLALAEEEKVYRI; encoded by the coding sequence ATGAAAACTGCCATAATTGCCCTTACAAAAGGTGGAAGCGAGCTGGCTGTGAAGATAGGTCCCCATATAGGAGCTCACATGTATCTGAAAAAAGAATTCATATTACCAGACATGAAAGATGCAGGCAATATATTTACAATAGACAACGGTCTGGCTACATTAATAAAAGAGGTATTTCACCGGTATGAAGCTCTCATATTCATTATGGCATGTGGAATAGTTGTGAGGATTATAGCTCCGTATATAGGGTCAAAGACGACAGATCCGGCGGTAGTAGTCATGGATGAAAAAGGTAAGCATATAATCAGCCTGCTTTCAGGACATTTGGGAGGGGCAAACCGGATGGCGGAACGTATTGCCGGAGTCACAGGCGGAACCGCAGTGATTACAACGGCTACTGACATAAATGATATCGTAGCCTTTGATATGTTTGCTATAGAAAACAATTGCAGTATTGAAAATATACATAACTTGAAGTATATCAGCGCAGAGCTGGTGAATGGCGGCAGGATAGGGCTTTATACGGATTGCAGGCTTGAAGGATCAATGCCTGGCAACATAATCCTCTCAAATGACATAGAATTCAGCGGACAAAAGGATATCACCTGCCGGGTCATACTGTCAAGCAGAACTGGTATTGAGCCAGGAGAAAAGAGGCTGTTGTTTGTCAGACCCAGGAATCTGGTGCTTGGCATAGGCTGTAGAAGGCATACTTCAAAAAAAGAGATCGAGCTGGCAGTGCAGGACTTTATGAAAAGAAACAACAGGAGTCATTCGTCGATCAAATGTCTTGCTACAATAGACTTGAAGAAGGATGAGAAGGGTTTGCTGGAATTCTGTGAAGAACACGGGCTGGAGCTGAAAATAGTGCCCCGGGAAGCTATAGAAAGTATGGAAGGAAACTTTATACATTCGGATTTTGTGAAAGAAAAGGTAGGAGTGGCAGGTGTGGCAGAGCCCTGTGCTGTAATCGGATCTTCAGGGGGAAGGTTGATCAGAGGGAAGACAGTGTACAAAGGAATTACCCTTGCACTGGCGGAAGAAGAGAAGGTGTATCGGATATGA